CTTTTTTTATCATCTGCTATGTCATAACAGACTATAAATCTCATAAGATCTCCTCCAGCTCAAGAAAAATTTTTTCTATCTGTTTTTTGTAATCTTTATCCTGAATAAAATTTTTGTGGTAAATCTTTAAAAATTTTTTTAAACTGTCAGGTTTCAGATAAAAGGCATTATTCTCCTGATTAAAGTCTTCTGCTGTGATAAACCTGCTGTTAAACAAGATGCCTACAAACCTTGTAAGATCAACCCTGAAAGCCTCCATAACATCAGAAACAAATGCGGCGTGAGTTCCCCTTTTCCTATGTAGAAAGCCCACATAAGGATCATACCCTTTGCTTAAAGCTATAGAAAACAAAAAGCTGTAAAACAGAGAATAAGTCAGACTAAGAAGAGCATTCACAGGATCGGAAGGAGGATTATACTGCCTTCTTTCAAATCCAAGATCTTTGTCTTTTAGATGCTCCTTAAAATGGTCAAAAAACAAAGCAGAAACATTCCCCTCAATACCTAAAATCTGATTATAACTCTCTGTGTTTTTCAGCATCTGAAGATAATCAGAAAGATCCTGTCCGGTAAAGTTTTGTATCTGGTTTATCTTTTTTTCAACAAAAAATTTTGCAATATGTAGATTTTTATCTGAAAAATAAGCCTTGAACTGCTTTAATCTGTTGTTGTAGTTGCTTTTTAATGGTGTTGTGATCACTCCTTTAAGCTTTCCTGTTTGTGAAAGGAGAAAAATATCAACATTTCTTGAAAGGAGAAAACTAACAGCAGAGGTTGTAATCTCCACATTACCAAAAATAAACAGCTTTTCTATCCTGTTTACAGGAAAAGAGGCTATTTTTTCTTTTTCCTGAAATGCAACTATCTGGTTGTCTTTTCTTTTAAGCTTACTTCCTTGTGTTGTGATAAAAATAATCTCTTTCATAAGAATATATCCCCGTAATTTTTTCCTCTATAAACTCCATTTCTAAAGGGTTGTTTAAAATAGGGAAAAATATAAATACTGTCTTCCTTTGGGTTGATAATATCTTTCAGGGCTGAAACGACCTCTTTTAATGTTTGATTATCCACATATATCTCAAAAATACTGAACTCCACATTAAAACCATAACCAAGCAGAAACTTGAAAACTTTTCTTCTTCTTTTGTCATCAGGGATATCATAGGCAACCAAATACCTCATACAGTT
This portion of the Persephonella sp. genome encodes:
- the cas1 gene encoding CRISPR-associated endonuclease Cas1, with product MKEIIFITTQGSKLKRKDNQIVAFQEKEKIASFPVNRIEKLFIFGNVEITTSAVSFLLSRNVDIFLLSQTGKLKGVITTPLKSNYNNRLKQFKAYFSDKNLHIAKFFVEKKINQIQNFTGQDLSDYLQMLKNTESYNQILGIEGNVSALFFDHFKEHLKDKDLGFERRQYNPPSDPVNALLSLTYSLFYSFLFSIALSKGYDPYVGFLHRKRGTHAAFVSDVMEAFRVDLTRFVGILFNSRFITAEDFNQENNAFYLKPDSLKKFLKIYHKNFIQDKDYKKQIEKIFLELEEIL
- the cas2 gene encoding CRISPR-associated endonuclease Cas2, with product MRYLVAYDIPDDKRRRKVFKFLLGYGFNVEFSIFEIYVDNQTLKEVVSALKDIINPKEDSIYIFPYFKQPFRNGVYRGKNYGDIFL